In Methanofollis sp. UBA420, one DNA window encodes the following:
- the mtrG gene encoding tetrahydromethanopterin S-methyltransferase subunit MtrG, which translates to IVVEVKEAEGGAAGAAVAGANPQFLEIEKRLDDIETKIEFVNAEVAQRVGRKIGRDIGILYGLVAGLVVFEMIVFLLPKIMKLMM; encoded by the coding sequence GATTGTCGTCGAAGTCAAGGAAGCTGAGGGCGGTGCCGCAGGTGCTGCGGTCGCCGGTGCAAACCCGCAGTTCCTCGAGATCGAGAAGAGACTCGATGACATCGAAACGAAGATTGAGTTCGTAAATGCCGAGGTCGCCCAGCGTGTCGGTCGTAAGATCGGCCGTGACATCGGCATTCTCTATGGACTGGTGGCCGGACTGGTCGTCTTTGAGATGATCGTGTTCCTGCTC